In Pedobacter sp. SL55, the following proteins share a genomic window:
- a CDS encoding peptidase domain-containing ABC transporter, translating into MRFWQLLKPHKSIVIQALFGAIIYTILGLSTSVFVQKITDHVLVDGNRNLLNLMSIAMILLLLLQLFIGTTKTIFTMRTGQQIDARLILGYYKYLLKLPQQFFDTMRVGEIISRVNDAVKIRTFINDVSINLAVNLFIVIFAFALMFTYYWKIALIMLTVIPLYLVIYVITNRLNKKIQRRLMEQSAELEAQLVESLNALGTIKRFGLEEHTNFKTETHFITLLRSVYKSGLNSVFSGTATELIARLLTIVLLWVGAGYVLDSQITPGELFSFYTLIGYFTGPAASLIGANKVIQDAVIAADRLFEIMDLQIESNAEKIELTPQLIGDIRFENVAFRYGTRVSVFENLNLEIKAGSFTAIVGESGSGKSTLMSLLQNIYPIQKGNIHIGKYAIKHINNNSLRSLLSVVPQQIDLFAGNVTENIAIGDYQPNLQRIIDICTQLGILEFIESLPEGFNTYLGENGTSLSGGQRQRIAIARALYRSPEILILDEATSSLDSAAEQYVQRTIDWLVQQQKTIIIIAHRLSTIKNADEIIVLDKGAVIEKGKHEELLQQNGHYSSLWKQQFS; encoded by the coding sequence ATGAGATTTTGGCAATTGTTAAAACCTCACAAAAGTATAGTAATACAAGCCTTATTTGGCGCCATTATTTACACCATTTTAGGTTTAAGCACTTCTGTTTTTGTACAAAAAATAACCGACCACGTATTGGTAGATGGCAATCGTAACCTACTAAATCTCATGAGCATAGCCATGATATTATTGCTGCTACTGCAACTTTTTATAGGTACAACCAAAACTATTTTTACCATGCGTACGGGGCAACAAATAGATGCCCGTTTAATTTTAGGCTACTATAAATACCTCCTCAAGCTACCTCAGCAATTTTTTGATACCATGCGGGTGGGGGAAATTATTTCTAGGGTAAACGATGCCGTTAAAATACGAACCTTTATTAATGATGTTTCTATTAATCTGGCAGTAAACCTATTCATTGTAATTTTTGCCTTTGCATTAATGTTTACCTACTATTGGAAAATAGCCCTAATTATGCTCACGGTAATTCCGCTGTACTTGGTTATTTATGTAATTACCAATAGGCTCAATAAAAAGATACAGCGCAGGCTAATGGAGCAAAGTGCCGAACTGGAAGCACAATTGGTAGAAAGCTTAAATGCCTTGGGCACCATTAAGCGCTTTGGCCTAGAAGAACATACCAATTTTAAAACCGAAACACATTTCATTACCCTGCTACGCTCGGTGTATAAATCTGGTTTAAACTCTGTTTTCTCGGGTACGGCAACAGAGTTGATAGCCCGCCTGCTTACCATTGTATTGTTATGGGTAGGTGCTGGCTATGTTTTGGATAGCCAAATTACTCCAGGCGAATTGTTCTCTTTCTACACCTTAATAGGCTATTTTACAGGTCCAGCAGCTTCGTTAATTGGCGCCAATAAAGTAATACAGGATGCGGTGATCGCTGCAGACAGGCTTTTCGAAATTATGGATCTGCAAATTGAAAGCAACGCTGAAAAAATTGAGCTCACACCGCAGTTGATAGGCGATATCCGTTTCGAAAATGTGGCTTTTAGATACGGAACAAGAGTAAGCGTTTTCGAAAATCTGAACCTCGAAATTAAAGCAGGCAGCTTTACGGCCATTGTTGGCGAAAGCGGCTCGGGCAAAAGCACCTTAATGTCACTATTGCAAAACATTTATCCTATACAAAAAGGCAATATCCACATTGGTAAATACGCCATCAAACATATCAACAATAATTCGTTACGTAGCCTACTTAGCGTAGTGCCACAACAAATAGACTTATTTGCCGGCAACGTTACAGAAAATATTGCCATTGGCGATTATCAACCAAACCTACAGCGCATTATAGACATTTGCACACAGCTTGGCATTTTAGAATTTATAGAAAGCCTGCCCGAAGGCTTTAACACTTATTTGGGTGAAAACGGCACCTCGCTCTCTGGTGGCCAACGGCAGCGCATTGCTATTGCAAGGGCGCTGTACCGTAGCCCCGAAATACTCATTTTAGACGAAGCCACCTCTTCTCTTGATAGTGCAGCCGAACAATATGTGCAACGCACTATAGATTGGCTGGTACAACAGCAAAAAACCATTATTATTATAGCACATAGGCTAAGCACTATTAAAAATGCTGATGAAATTATTGTACTAGACAAGGGAGCAGTAATTGAAAAAGGTAAACACGAAGAATTACTGCAACAAAACGGACATTATAGCAGTTTATGGAAACAACAGTTCAGCTAG
- a CDS encoding DUF2752 domain-containing protein, translating to MSKVGKYVEIVFWVLALTLLASANPHEHHFTLCPLANLGFEWCPGCGLGRSITAIFNADFHASFRHHWFGVPALLIILYRIYQLGKQLINKQKKYLKYKEI from the coding sequence ATGAGTAAAGTTGGAAAATATGTAGAGATAGTTTTTTGGGTTTTGGCGCTAACGTTATTGGCCTCCGCTAATCCTCACGAGCATCATTTCACTTTATGTCCGCTAGCAAATCTAGGTTTCGAGTGGTGTCCGGGATGTGGTTTGGGTAGATCAATAACGGCCATCTTTAATGCTGATTTTCATGCAAGTTTTAGGCATCATTGGTTTGGCGTTCCGGCCCTGCTCATTATCCTTTACCGCATTTATCAGTTGGGTAAACAATTAATTAACAAACAAAAAAAATATTTAAAATATAAGGAGATTTAG
- a CDS encoding TM2 domain-containing protein codes for MFDQNFMSLPGISPQEYSYLQSATQGLNEQQLRTFLMIYAGKRKNPSDILLMCLIGFLGFAGIHRFVVGQIGMGILYMLTCGLCFIGTIVDLINHKQLTFEHNQRMVFESMQMVKMTNF; via the coding sequence ATGTTCGATCAAAATTTTATGTCATTGCCAGGAATTAGCCCTCAAGAATATTCTTACTTACAATCTGCAACACAAGGCTTAAATGAGCAACAGCTGCGTACTTTCTTAATGATTTATGCAGGCAAGAGAAAAAATCCATCAGATATTCTTTTAATGTGTTTAATTGGCTTTCTTGGTTTTGCAGGTATACACCGTTTCGTAGTTGGACAAATTGGTATGGGTATTTTATATATGCTAACCTGCGGTTTATGTTTTATTGGTACCATTGTAGATTTAATCAATCATAAGCAGTTAACCTTTGAGCACAATCAACGCATGGTTTTCGAAAGTATGCAAATGGTAAAAATGACCAATTTTTAA
- a CDS encoding zinc ribbon domain-containing protein, translated as MEQTVEQKLKALYELQNLHTKIDKIRQIRGELPIEVADLEDEVAGLETRIQKIKAELDDTEDAIVNRKNMIKEAQTLIKKYDAQLKDVKNNREYDALTKEIEIQNLDIQVSEKKIKEFGFEINNKTEIFEKAQANLDLRKGDLEAKKTELETITGETEKEEQALLKKADKAQENIEDRLLFAYNRLRKNAVNGLAVVTIDRDSCSGCFNKIPPQRQLDIRQRKKVIVCEHCGRILVDEALTQELAEA; from the coding sequence ATGGAACAAACAGTAGAGCAAAAGCTAAAGGCTTTATACGAATTACAAAACTTACATACCAAAATTGATAAAATACGCCAAATTAGGGGTGAATTGCCAATTGAAGTTGCCGATTTGGAAGATGAGGTAGCTGGTTTGGAAACCCGTATACAAAAGATAAAAGCAGAGTTGGATGATACGGAAGATGCCATTGTAAATCGTAAAAACATGATTAAAGAAGCTCAAACTTTGATCAAAAAATATGATGCACAACTTAAAGACGTAAAAAATAACCGTGAATACGATGCGTTAACCAAGGAAATCGAAATTCAAAATTTAGATATCCAGGTAAGCGAGAAAAAAATTAAAGAATTTGGTTTCGAGATTAACAACAAAACTGAAATCTTTGAAAAAGCACAAGCTAACCTTGATTTGAGAAAAGGTGACTTGGAAGCTAAAAAAACTGAGCTTGAAACCATCACTGGTGAGACAGAAAAAGAAGAGCAGGCGCTATTGAAAAAAGCAGACAAAGCTCAGGAAAATATCGAAGATCGTTTATTGTTCGCTTATAACAGACTGAGAAAAAATGCAGTTAATGGTTTAGCGGTAGTAACTATCGATAGAGATTCTTGTTCAGGTTGTTTCAATAAAATTCCACCTCAACGTCAGTTAGATATCCGTCAACGTAAAAAAGTTATTGTTTGCGAGCACTGCGGACGTATATTGGTAGATGAGGCTTTAACGCAAGAATTGGCAGAAGCTTAA
- a CDS encoding Nif3-like dinuclear metal center hexameric protein translates to MKLSEITNFLEALAPLNYQEDYDNAGLIVGNPNDEISAALVSLDCTEQIVDEAIAKNCNLIIAHHPIVFKGLKKLNGKNYVERTVLKAIKNNIALYAIHTNLDSVHNGVNAEICKRLGVVNTQTLAPKTGILKKLVTFCEQKDAENLRNALFNAGAGNISNYSDCSFNANGVGTFKGNEQSNPVLGKAGVREYADETRIEVIFKKQDERNILTALFKKHPYEEVAYDIYALENKLQSVGSGMVGQLPEALVAQDFLRLVKDNMQAKVLRHTRILPKNIKKVAVCGGSGSFLLKNAIAAGADAFVTADFKYHEFFDAEDKIMIVDIGHFESEQFTSNLLIDNIQEKFPNFAIRLTEHNTNPINYFI, encoded by the coding sequence ATGAAGCTATCCGAAATAACCAACTTCCTCGAAGCCTTGGCGCCGCTTAACTATCAAGAAGATTATGATAATGCAGGTTTAATTGTAGGTAACCCCAATGACGAAATTAGTGCCGCGTTGGTATCTTTAGATTGTACGGAACAAATTGTAGACGAAGCCATTGCAAAAAACTGCAATCTCATTATTGCACATCATCCCATCGTATTTAAAGGCTTGAAAAAGTTAAATGGCAAAAATTATGTGGAGCGTACCGTTTTAAAAGCTATCAAAAATAATATCGCCTTATACGCCATCCATACCAATTTAGATAGTGTACACAATGGCGTAAATGCAGAAATTTGTAAGCGTTTAGGCGTAGTAAATACACAAACCTTGGCGCCTAAAACTGGTATACTTAAGAAACTGGTTACCTTTTGCGAGCAGAAAGATGCAGAAAACTTACGTAACGCTTTGTTTAATGCTGGTGCAGGCAACATCAGCAATTATAGCGACTGCAGTTTTAACGCCAATGGCGTAGGAACTTTTAAAGGCAATGAGCAGTCTAACCCTGTTTTAGGAAAAGCAGGTGTGCGAGAATATGCCGACGAAACCCGTATAGAAGTCATCTTTAAGAAGCAAGATGAGCGTAACATTTTAACGGCACTGTTTAAAAAGCATCCTTACGAAGAAGTTGCCTATGATATTTATGCTTTAGAAAATAAGCTGCAAAGCGTGGGTTCGGGTATGGTAGGGCAACTGCCTGAAGCCCTAGTTGCCCAAGATTTTTTGCGTTTGGTAAAAGATAATATGCAGGCTAAGGTATTGCGCCATACCCGCATTCTCCCTAAAAACATAAAAAAAGTAGCCGTTTGCGGCGGTTCGGGTAGCTTTTTGTTAAAAAATGCCATTGCAGCAGGGGCTGATGCCTTTGTTACTGCCGATTTTAAATACCACGAATTTTTTGATGCCGAGGATAAAATTATGATCGTTGATATCGGGCATTTTGAAAGTGAACAATTTACATCTAATTTGTTGATAGATAATATTCAAGAAAAATTTCCTAACTTTGCAATCCGTTTAACGGAGCATAACACAAACCCCATAAATTATTTCATTTAA